The Geothrix sp. DNA segment CCACCAAGCCATCGGCTCCGGCCACCCAGAAGGAGGAGGCGGCTTCCGTGGCCTCCAAGGCCGACCGGCTCCAGACCATCGTCCAGGGCGACTGGAAACGGGCCATGGCCCAGGGGGCGGCCCAGAGGAAGGCGTTGCAGGGGAAGTGGACCCTCCGACTCGAGATCGCCTGCCAGGGCAGCACGGTCCAGCATGCCGCCGACCTGCTCAAGGGCCAGGATCCCGATCTGTTCCTGGTGCCCATGGTCATGCGGGATGGCCGGTCCTGCTACCAGGTCTTCTTCGGGGCCTTCGGGTCCGAGGCTGCAGCCAAGGCGGCTGCCAACAAGCTCCCGCCGCCCTTCCTGGCCGAGGGCAACCGCCCCAGGCCCTTCCGGGTGGCTCAGATCCCCGATCGCCAGTAGCCTCTTCTAAACGAAACAAGCGCTCGATATATGCCTTATTGCAATGCCGGTCCTTTACAAACGATCTAAACGCGCTCATACTTTATATGTATACGAGCTGGTCCGTTAAGTTACGACCAAATGATCTTTGTGGAGCCCAATGCCTTCCCCCTTCCATCCCACCAATTGGAGCCAGGCCTGTGTCTCGTGGATCCACGAGATCCAGATCGCCTTCGATCCTCCAGTCCCGGTGGAGCCAGGCAAGGGCGGTTTCCTCAGGCTGATGCGGTGGAGCACGCCCCGTGTCGCAACCCTGGTCATCCTCAGCTTTACGCTCCATTGCACCAGGCCCCCGGGCTCCATCCCCGAGGCCGGCACCGGCTCCAGGAATGGCGTGAACACCTCCGATGCCCAGGCCTACGTGGAAGAGGGTGTGGCCAGCTGGTACGGCGGAGAAGATGATGGATTCTCCGGCCGGCCTACGGCCAATGGGGAAATTTTCGACCCGGAACAATACACCTGCGCCCACCGGACCCTTCCCCTCGGCAGCTTCGTGGAGGTCGAGAATCTGGAGAATCGGAAGCGCACCGTCCTGCGGGTCAACGACCGGGGTCCCTTCATCAAGGGCAGGATCCTCGATCTGTCCCGCCGAGGCGCCCAGGAGCTGGGCTTCCTCGGGCAGGGAACCTCCAGGGTCCGCCTGCGATCCGTGGATGCGATGGGACTCCCCGTGGCCCTGGATCCCGTCAGCAATCAGGCCGACCCCTATGTCGTGCAGGTGGCCTCGCTCACGGATCCAAAAAATATCCAATCACTTACGAAGGAACTTGAAAACACCTTCGGCGTCGTCACCCTGCAAAGTGCCGTCACACGCGGGGGCCTGTCGGTCAAGCGGGTCCGGGTCGGGAGCTACACGACCCGCCAGGATGCCGAGCAGGCTGCGGAACAGATCGCCAAGCTCCTGAAGGACCGTGGTGTCGAACCCTTCATCACCCGCCAGCGCTGATCCCCTGCGCCCTTTCCTGGTCATTCCCGCCGGCGGACGGGGCATGCGCATGGGCGGCGGCCTGCCCAAGCAGTTCCGTGACTGGGACGGACGCCCCCTCCTGCAGGTGACTGTCGAGGCCTTCCTGGCGCCTGGCATGCCCAGGCTGGCCGGCATCGCCCTGGCCGTCCCCGAATCGCACATGGAGGAGGCCCGCAGCTGGTCCTTCCAGGTGCCCTGCACGGTCGTCCAGGGCGGCGAGACCCGCCAGGAGTCCGTCTGGCTGGCCTTGCGGGCCCTGCCCGACCAGCCCCTGGCCCCCGTGATGATCCACGATGCCGTGAGGCCCTTCCCCCCTGCCGCCCCCCTCTGGGAGGCCCTGGAGGCCCTCAACCGGTTCGACGGCGTCCTGCTGGGGGAACCCTCCACCGATACCCTCAAGCGGGTGGATCCCCTCGGCCGGGTGCTCCGAACCGAACCCCGGGAGGAGTTCTACCGGGCCCAGACCCCCCAGATCGCCCGGCTCGGCACCTGGCTCCATGCTTTCGATGCGGCCCATGAGGCTGGCTATGCGGCCACCGATGACGCGGCCCTGCTCGAGCGCCTCGGCCTGGCCGTGAAGCTCATCCCCAGCCCGAGCTCCAACCTGAAGCTCACCACGCCCGAGGATTGGGAGCGGGCCCGGCGGCACTGAGCGACCACAGTGTGTAGTGGCTCAACCCACACTCCTGCTCGTATTATCATCAGCTAAATTATGAAATGATTTGGCTAGATAAACGGCATAAAAATAGCTTAATGGTCTGCGAGGCCCATCCATGCCCCGTTGCACCACGCCCCAGACCCTGAGCCGCGAGATCACGATCTCGGGTCATGGTCTGCATGGCAACCGCCCTTGTTCGGTGCGCCTGGTGCCCGTGGCCACCCCCTCCGGGCTGGTCTTCGTCCACACCCCCACCGGCACCGAGATCCCCGCCAAGGCCGACCTCGCCGGTGACCTGGTGCTGGCCACCACCCTGGTGAAGGATGGCGTGCGGCTCCAGACCATCGAGCACCTGCTCTCCGCCCTGTCCGGCCTGGAAGTCGAGCACCTCCGCATCGAAGTGGACGCCGAGGAACTGCCCATCCTGGATGGCAGCGCCGCCCCCTGGGTGGACGCCATCCTGGAAGCCGGCGTGCAGGGACTCGAAGGCCGCCGCCGCTTCATGAAGATCACCCGCCCCGTGGAGATCCGGAACGGCGACCGCTGGATCCGCGCCCTCCCCTTCGACGGCTTCCGCCTCCGCTACGTCATCGACTTCCCCATCCCGGCCCTGGGCCGCCAGAGCCGTGAGCTGAGCCTCACGCCCGAGAAGTATCGCCGGGAGCTAGGCGCCGCCCGCACCTTCTGCCTGGCCCAGGAGATCGACATGATGCGCGCCCGGGGCTTGGCCCTCGGCGGTAGCCTGGACAACGCCGTGGTCTTCGGCGCCGAGGGCCCCCTGAACGAATCCCTGCGTTACGAAGATGAAGCGGTCCGCCACAAGATGCTCGACCTGGTGGGCGATCTGGCCCTGCTGGGCGCGCCTCTGCTGGGCCTCGTGGAAGCCCATGCCGCCGGCCACGCCATGCACGTGGCCCTCGCCCAGGCCATCCTCGCCGATCCCGGCTGCTGGGAGTGGACCGAGGATGCCGAGCCCGCCAACGTGAGCTTCTTCTTCCATCCGCTGGTGGCCCAGCCCGCCTGATCCGGATCCCCGGGGAATTTAGATGTTGCGACCAGCGACCTGAAGCTGGCAGGCTGGACCCTTCACCTTCGAGGTGCACAGGTGTTACTTCATCCCCATCACTGACCTGACGAACCGGGCGGACCTGCCCGGGTGGGTGGCCTCACTGGCGAGGAACGGGGAGAGCGAAGAGGATACGCGGAAGGCCGTGATGGCCATCCTGGCGGACGTGCGCCGGGACGGACTGCCGGCCGTGCTGGACTGGACGGGACGCCTGGACGGCGTCCGCCTGGATCCCGACAGTCTGCGCATTCCGGAATCGACTCTGGAGGCCGCCCGGACCGACCTGGACCGCCAGCGGCCGGAGCTCATGGCCGCCCTGCGCGAGATGATCGGGAACATCCGCCGCTTCGCCGAGGGCCAGCGCCGCTGCCTCAGCGACCTGGAGCTGCCCCTGCCCGGCGGTGGCACCGTGGGCGAGCGGTGGTGCGCCCTGAAGACCGCCGGCGTCTACATCCCCGGCGGCCGGGCCTTCTACCCTTCCACCCTGGCCATGACGGTGATTCCCGCCCAGGTCGCTGGCGTCGATCGCATCGTGGGCGTGACGCCACCCAAGGCCGCCGCCACCCTGCCCGGCGCCTGGGGCGTGGATCCGCTGGTGCTGGCCTGCGCCGCGGAGCTGGGCCTCACGGAGCTCTATCCCTTCGGCGGGGCCCAGGCCCTGGGGTGGCTGGCCTTCGGCGAACCCGCCGTGGATCTCATCGCCGGCCCCGGCAACCGCTTCGTGGCCGAGGCCAAGCGGCAGCTCATCGGCACCTGCGGCATCGATGCCCTGGCCGGCCCCACTGAACTGCTGGTGCTCGCCGACGGCAGCGCCGACCCCGCCTGGCTTGCGGAGGATCTGCTGGCCCAGGCCGAGCACGATCCCGATGCCGCCGCCGTGCTGGTGAGCTACGATCGCGGGCTGCTGGAGGCCGTGGCCGCGGAACTGCAGATCCGCACGGCCACTTCCCCGCGCCGCGCCATCCTCGAACAGAGCCTGGCCAGCCACGGGCGGCTCGTCTGCGCCAGCCGCGATCTGGCCATCGCCCTGGCCCAGGCCTGGGCTCCAGAACACCTCGAACTCTGCGTCTGCGATCCGGAAACCTGGCTGCCCTCGCTCACCACGGCAGGCGCCGTCTTCATCGGCAGCGCCAGCGCCGAGGCCTTCGGCGACTACGGCGCGGGACCGAATCACGTGCTGCCCACGGATCGCAGCGCGCGCTACACCAGCCCCCTGGGCGTGGCCACCTTCCTCAAGCGGCAGAGCCTGCTGCGCCTGTCCCCCGCCGATGCCGCTGCCATGGCCCCCTGGGTGGAACGGCTGGCCGAAGCGGAGGGCCTCACCCACCACGGACGCAGCGCCGCCCTCCGCGGCCATCACCCCTAGGGAGCGCTGCATTCAGTCGCGCTCAGCCCTGCTCCACTCCCTGGAAGCCTGGTTTTCTCCTACCCTCATTCAGAGTCACCCATGTCCCTGCTGCGACCCGACCTGTCCGACCTGCCCGCCTACCAGCGGCCCCCCGAGCCGCCCACGGGCGTGCGCCTGCACATGAACGAGCCGGCCCAGGACTGGCCAGAGGCACCCCGGAACGCCCTGCTGGCGCGGCTTCGCACCATGCCCTTCCACCATTACCCCGAGCGCCAGGCCGACCTCACCGAGCGGCTGCGCAGACGCCTGGGCGCGCCGGAGGGTGGCCTGTTGCTGGGTCCCTCCAGCGGCGCGCTGCTGGATCTGGTGGCCATGGCTGGGCTCAGCGCCGGCGAGCGGGTGGCCATTCCCGATCCCGGCTTCAGCCTTTATCCGCTGCTGGTGCGGCGCCACGGTGGCCGCGTGCGGCTGGTGCCCCAGGGCACGGGCTTCCCTCTGGAACCCTGGTTCGGCGCCCTGGACTGCCGCCAGCTCTGGCTCACCCTACCCAACAATCCCACGGGCGCCTGGATCACGCCGGCGGAGCTGGAGCCCCTGCTGGCCGTAGCGGCTGCCCGCCCCGAGCCGCCCCTGGTGGTGCTGGACGAGGCCTACGCCGAGTTCGCCCCGGCCACCCACCGCCTGGCCGTGGACCGCTACCCGAACCTGGTGCTGCTGCGCACCTTCAGCAAGGCCCTGGCCTCCGCCGCCTGGCGCATCGGCTACCTGGTGGGCGATCCTACCCTGATCTCCCAGCTGGCCACCCTGCAGCTGCCCTACTCCCTGCCCACCGCCAGCCTCGAAGCTCTGGACGTGGCCCTGGATTTCGCCGCCGACTTCGAGGCCGCCGTGCGGGTCATCCCGGAGCGGCGGGACCGCCTGGCCGCGGCGCTCCCCTCCCACCGCGCCGCCCCTAGCGCCGGCAACTTCCTGCACCTGTCGCCGGACCCTTCGGACGCCCTGGAAGCCGCGGGCCTGAAGGTGCGCCGCCTGCCCGGCGCCAACGCCACCCGCATCACCCTGGGCACCGAGGAGGCCACGGCCCGCGTGGCCTCGGTGCTCGGTGCATCCCTGCCTGCATCAGCACCGCGGCCCCGGCGCCGGCTTCTGGTCCTCGACATCGACGGCGTCCTCATCGACGCCGACCGCAGCTTCATGGAGGCCGTGGCCCGTGCCCTGGCCGAGCTGCGCCCCGCCCTGCCCTGGTCGGATGAGACCTACATGGCCTTCAAGCGGCTGGGCGGTTTCAACAACGACTTCCGCCTCGCGGCCGGAGCGCTGGCGCTCGCTGAAGCGTTCGGCGACGAAGACCTGCAGCCGCGCGTGGAGGGAACCATGGGCCGGGGCTTCCCCGAGCTCGAAGCCCGCTTCCAGGCCCTGGAGCCTGCGGCCCAGGCCGTGGTGCAGAAGCACTACGCCGACACCATCCGCATGGAGCGCCCGCTCGTGTCGCTGCCCGAGCTCCAGGCCACCGGCTGGGATCTGGCCATCCTGACCGGACGCCCCCCCGAGGAACTCGACCTCGCCTGGCGCGTGCTGGGCTTCCGGCTGCCCGCGATCTGCGATGCCGCGCCCCACCTCCGCAAGCCGGAGCCCGCCGGCCTCCTGCAGCTGGCCGATGCCTTCCGCGCCGAGGAGATCGTGTTCGTGGGGGATACGGTGGACGATGCACGCTGCCTCCGGGCCGCCGCCGCGCTCAGGTCCGAGCTGGCCTGGCGCTTCGTGGGCGTCGGCCCGGACCGCGCGCGCTTCTGCGGGCCCGGCGATGGCCAATCCACCACCCTGCTCGACTTCCTGCCGATGCTGAACCAGGAGCCATCATGAGGACCGCCAGCCTTCGACGCGCCACCACCGAGACCGAAGTGAAGCTCACGCTCCAGCTGGATGGGGGCGAGGCCCGCATCCACACCGGCCTGGGCTACTTCGACCACATGCTCATGCAGCTGGCCCGGCATGGCAGCTTCGGCCTCGACATCGAGGCCAGGGGCGACCTGCCCGTGGACAGCCACCACCTCGTGGAGGACGTGGGCCTGTGCCTCGGCGATGCCCTGAAGGAGGCCCTGGGCGACCGCGCGGGACTCGCCCGGTACGCCCACGCCTACGTCCCCCTGGACGAAGCGCTGGCGCGGGTCGTGGTGGATCTCTCCGGTCGTCCCTGGTGCGAGTTCCACGCGGAGCTGCCCGCCATCATCCTCGGCGACGGCTTTCAGGTGGAGATGGTCCGGGAGTTCTTCGTGGCCCTGGCCATGCGCGGCGGCCTGGCCATCCACGCCGATCTGATCCGCGGCGTGAACACGCACCACAAGGTCGAGGCCCTCTTCAAGGCGCTGGCCCGGGCCCTGCGGCAGGCGACCCGCATCGAGGGCGGCGGCGTGCCCTCCACCAAGGGAACCCTCTCCGCATGAGTGCCGCCGACATCATCACCCTCATCGACTACGACGCCGGCAACCTGGCCTCCCTGGAAGGCGCCCTGGACCGCCTGGGACTGCCCTATCGGCGGGCGGCGACCCCCGATCAGGCTGCTCTCGAAGGGCCGGTCGTGCTGCCCGGCGTGGGCCACTTCGAGGCCGCCCAGCGGTCGCTGCGCGAGCGCGGCTGGTGGCGCGTGCTCCCGAGCCTGGTGGCGGAGGGCCGGCCCCTGCTCGGCATCTGCCTGGGGCTGCAGCTGCTCGCCGAGGGCAGCGAGGAGGCGCCGCGCGCCTCGGGCCTGGGCCTCATTCCCGGCATCGTCCGGCGCCTTGGCCCGGGCGTGAAGGTCCCCCACATGGGCTGGAGCCAGATCCGCCAGCATCGCGCCCACCCGGGCCTGCCCGACCCCGACGGCGGCTGGCTCTACTTCGTCCACAGCTACGCCCTGGCACCCACGGTGGAGACCATCTACGTGGCCGAGCACGGCCGCCCCTTCGCCGCCGTGGAGGCCCGGGGGAACGTCATGGGCTTCCAGCCCCACCCGGAGAAGTCCGGGCGCGCCGGCCTGCTCCTGCTCCAGTCCTCCCTCGCCTGGATGGGCGTGTCGGCCCCGCAGCCGGAGGTGCCATGCAACTGATCCCGAGCCTCGACCTGATGCAGGGCCGCCTCGTGCGCCTGCGCCACGGCGATCCGAAGCAGGCCACCTTCTACGACATGGAGCCCGAGGACTGGGTCGGCCAGCTGGCGGAGGCCGGCGCCCGGCGCATCCACCTGGTGGATCTGGATGGCGCCTTCGGCCGGCCGCTCCAAGGACGCTTCACCCGCTTCCCTGCGCGGTTCCCGGAGATCCACTTCCAGCTGGGGGGCGGTCTGCGGGACCGGGCCGCCATCGAGGGCGTGCTGGACCTGGGCTTCGACGCCGTGGTGGGCACCCTGGCCGTGGAACAGCCCGCCTCGCTCAAAGGCCTGTCAGGCCATCGCGTCATCGCGGCCCTCGACCTCAAGGGCGACCGCATCGTCACCCGGGGCTGGCAGGCCCCCAGCGCCTGCGCCTCCACGGATGTCTTCGAGGCCCTGCTCACCCTCGGCTTCAACCGCGCCCTGGTGACCGACGTCAGCCGCGACGGAACCCTCGAAGGCCCTGGCATCGAGGCGGCCGCCTGGGTGGCCCGTGAGGGCTTCCTCGTCCAGGCTTCGGGTGGCATCAAGGAGCTCGGAGATCTCCTGCCCCTCGCCAAGGTCCCGGGCGTGGTGGGCGCCATCAGCGGCAAGGCCCTGATGGAGGGCTTCATCCCCCTGGACGATCCCCGGCTCCGCGCCGCGCTGGAAGGGAGCCTCTGATGCCGGCCAAGCGCATCATCCCCTGCCTGGACGTGAAGGCGGGACGCGTCGTGAAGGGCGTCCAGTTCAAGGATCTCCGGGACCTCGGCCACCCCGTGGACCTGGCCCGGCGCTACGACGCCGAAGGGGCCGACGAGCTCGTCTTCCTGGACATCGCCGCCTCCATCGAGAACCGGGGCACGCGCGAAGCCTGGGTGCGCGAGGTGGCCCACGAGCTGAGCATCCCCTTCACCGTGGGCGGCGGCGTCTCCCGTGTGGAGGACGCCCGGAGCCTGCTGCGGGCCGGCGCGGACAAGGTGGCGGTGAACACGGCGGCGGCACTGCGCCCCGCCCTGGTGTCCGAGCTGGCCGACGCCTTCGGCCGGCAGTGCGTGGTGGCGGCGGTGGACGTGAAGCGCGACCCGGACCTGGGTTGGCGGGTGTTCCTGAAGGGCGGCACCGAGCCCACGGAGCGCGCGGCCCTCGACTGGCTCTGCGAGCTGAACGAGCTCGGCGCGGGCGAGATTCTGCTCACCTCCATGGACCGAGACGGCACCGGCGAGGGCTTCGACATCCAGCTGCTCGAGCTGGCCTCGCAGCTGCCCATCCCCCTCATCGCCTCCGGCGGCGCGGGCCTGGAGATCCACTTCCTGGAGGCGCTGGAGCACGGCGCGGACGCGGTGCTGGCCGCCACGCTGTTCCACGAGGGCATCCTGCCCATTCCCCGCCTCAAGGCCTACCTGGCCCAGAACGACCTTTCCGTGCGGATCTGACATGAACCCAGACACCCTCCGATTCGACTCCGACGGCCTCATCCCCGGCATCGTGCAGGACCGCGCGGGCACCGTGCGCATGGTGGCCTGGCTCAACCGGGAAGCCCTGCGGCTCACCCTCGAAACCGGCTTCGTCACCTTCTGGAGCCGCTCCCGGCAGGCCCTCTGGACCAAGGGCGAGAGCAGCGGAAACCGGCTGAAGCTCATCCAGATCCGGCCGGACTGCGATGCCGATGCCCTGCTCATCCTGGCGGATCCCGAGGGCCCCAGCTGCCACCGCGGCACTGAGAGCTGCTTCGACGCCGGCTCTGAAGGAGGCGATCCCTGGCCCGCCACCCTGCCCTGGCTGGGCCGCCTGGAGGCGCTGCTGAAGTCCCGGAAGGCCGCCGCCTCCCTGGACGGCAGCTACACCCAGAAGCTCTTCGCCCAGGGCGTGGACCGCATCGCCAAGAAGGTCGTGGAGGAGGCCGGCGAGGTGATTCTCGCCGCCAAGAACGACGACCGCGAGGCCTTCCTGGGAGAGGCCGCGGACCTGCTCTTCCACCTGGACCTGCTGCTGGTGGAACGGGGGGCCAGCCTCCTCGAGGTGGTGGAGGTGCTGCACGGTCGCCACGCCGGGCGCGCCGGAGGGTCCTCCTGATGCCGGTCCGCACGCCCCACTTCCCTGATCTGCTCTTCGGTTCCGCCGCGAGGCTCCGCCGCTGGGAGGCCGCCCTCATGGGCCTGCTCGCGGCCCAGGGCTACCGCGAGCTGCATCCGTCGCTGGTCCTGCGCGAAGCCATCCCGGAGGGCGCCCTGCGCTTCTTCGATGGCGACGACCTCGTGGCCCTGCGCTGGGATTTCACGGTGGCCCTGGCGGGCCTGCTGGCCCGCGGGTTCGCGGCGCCACCGGATCGCGTGGCCTACGCGGGTGCCGTGTTCCGCCGGCCTGTCCAGCCCTGGGAGGCGGTGGAGCGCTTCGAGGTGGGCTGTGAGCGCATCCAACCCGAAGGGGAGCGCTCCGACGAGGCCGACGTCGAGCTGGCCTGCCTGCTCATGGCCATCCCGGGTGCCATCGGCCTGAAGAACGCCATCCTCCACCTGGGCCATGCCGCCCTGGTGCGGCGCCCCCTGGAGGCGGAGGGGCTGTCCAGAGGCCTGGCGGACGAGGTGGTGGCGGCGCTCTCGCGCCGCGCCCCCCACCGGGTCCGCGAGGTGCTGAAGGGCCATCCCGCGGCCGCGAGGCTGACGGCCCATGCCGAAGCCCTGCTGTCCGAACTGGACGGCCCCGGAACCCTCGACGCCCTGGGGGCCAGCCCCTACGCGCACCTCCTGGAGGGCGAGCGGGAGCACATGGACCGGGCCCTGAAGGCCCTGCTGCCCATCCTTCCCGCCAACCTCGAGCTGCGCGTGGACCTGGCCGACGTGGCGGGGCTGGGTTTCTACACCGGCCCCACCCTGCGGCTCTGGGCCCCGGGCGCCCAGCAGGAGCTGGCCGCGGGCGGGCGCTACGACCGCCTCTTCCCTGACCTGGGACGCCCCTGGCAGGCGGCGGGCTTCTGCGTGCGGCTGTCGCGCCTGCTCGATCTCGCCGAGAC contains these protein-coding regions:
- a CDS encoding 1-(5-phosphoribosyl)-5-[(5-phosphoribosylamino)methylideneamino] imidazole-4-carboxamide isomerase; translation: MQLIPSLDLMQGRLVRLRHGDPKQATFYDMEPEDWVGQLAEAGARRIHLVDLDGAFGRPLQGRFTRFPARFPEIHFQLGGGLRDRAAIEGVLDLGFDAVVGTLAVEQPASLKGLSGHRVIAALDLKGDRIVTRGWQAPSACASTDVFEALLTLGFNRALVTDVSRDGTLEGPGIEAAAWVAREGFLVQASGGIKELGDLLPLAKVPGVVGAISGKALMEGFIPLDDPRLRAALEGSL
- the hisF gene encoding imidazole glycerol phosphate synthase subunit HisF, with protein sequence MPAKRIIPCLDVKAGRVVKGVQFKDLRDLGHPVDLARRYDAEGADELVFLDIAASIENRGTREAWVREVAHELSIPFTVGGGVSRVEDARSLLRAGADKVAVNTAAALRPALVSELADAFGRQCVVAAVDVKRDPDLGWRVFLKGGTEPTERAALDWLCELNELGAGEILLTSMDRDGTGEGFDIQLLELASQLPIPLIASGGAGLEIHFLEALEHGADAVLAATLFHEGILPIPRLKAYLAQNDLSVRI
- a CDS encoding ATP phosphoribosyltransferase regulatory subunit translates to MPVRTPHFPDLLFGSAARLRRWEAALMGLLAAQGYRELHPSLVLREAIPEGALRFFDGDDLVALRWDFTVALAGLLARGFAAPPDRVAYAGAVFRRPVQPWEAVERFEVGCERIQPEGERSDEADVELACLLMAIPGAIGLKNAILHLGHAALVRRPLEAEGLSRGLADEVVAALSRRAPHRVREVLKGHPAAARLTAHAEALLSELDGPGTLDALGASPYAHLLEGEREHMDRALKALLPILPANLELRVDLADVAGLGFYTGPTLRLWAPGAQQELAAGGRYDRLFPDLGRPWQAAGFCVRLSRLLDLAETRPDLFEPLP
- a CDS encoding aminotransferase class I/II-fold pyridoxal phosphate-dependent enzyme — protein: MSLLRPDLSDLPAYQRPPEPPTGVRLHMNEPAQDWPEAPRNALLARLRTMPFHHYPERQADLTERLRRRLGAPEGGLLLGPSSGALLDLVAMAGLSAGERVAIPDPGFSLYPLLVRRHGGRVRLVPQGTGFPLEPWFGALDCRQLWLTLPNNPTGAWITPAELEPLLAVAAARPEPPLVVLDEAYAEFAPATHRLAVDRYPNLVLLRTFSKALASAAWRIGYLVGDPTLISQLATLQLPYSLPTASLEALDVALDFAADFEAAVRVIPERRDRLAAALPSHRAAPSAGNFLHLSPDPSDALEAAGLKVRRLPGANATRITLGTEEATARVASVLGASLPASAPRPRRRLLVLDIDGVLIDADRSFMEAVARALAELRPALPWSDETYMAFKRLGGFNNDFRLAAGALALAEAFGDEDLQPRVEGTMGRGFPELEARFQALEPAAQAVVQKHYADTIRMERPLVSLPELQATGWDLAILTGRPPEELDLAWRVLGFRLPAICDAAPHLRKPEPAGLLQLADAFRAEEIVFVGDTVDDARCLRAAAALRSELAWRFVGVGPDRARFCGPGDGQSTTLLDFLPMLNQEPS
- a CDS encoding SPOR domain-containing protein — protein: MPSPFHPTNWSQACVSWIHEIQIAFDPPVPVEPGKGGFLRLMRWSTPRVATLVILSFTLHCTRPPGSIPEAGTGSRNGVNTSDAQAYVEEGVASWYGGEDDGFSGRPTANGEIFDPEQYTCAHRTLPLGSFVEVENLENRKRTVLRVNDRGPFIKGRILDLSRRGAQELGFLGQGTSRVRLRSVDAMGLPVALDPVSNQADPYVVQVASLTDPKNIQSLTKELENTFGVVTLQSAVTRGGLSVKRVRVGSYTTRQDAEQAAEQIAKLLKDRGVEPFITRQR
- the hisD gene encoding histidinol dehydrogenase → MASLARNGESEEDTRKAVMAILADVRRDGLPAVLDWTGRLDGVRLDPDSLRIPESTLEAARTDLDRQRPELMAALREMIGNIRRFAEGQRRCLSDLELPLPGGGTVGERWCALKTAGVYIPGGRAFYPSTLAMTVIPAQVAGVDRIVGVTPPKAAATLPGAWGVDPLVLACAAELGLTELYPFGGAQALGWLAFGEPAVDLIAGPGNRFVAEAKRQLIGTCGIDALAGPTELLVLADGSADPAWLAEDLLAQAEHDPDAAAVLVSYDRGLLEAVAAELQIRTATSPRRAILEQSLASHGRLVCASRDLAIALAQAWAPEHLELCVCDPETWLPSLTTAGAVFIGSASAEAFGDYGAGPNHVLPTDRSARYTSPLGVATFLKRQSLLRLSPADAAAMAPWVERLAEAEGLTHHGRSAALRGHHP
- the lpxC gene encoding UDP-3-O-acyl-N-acetylglucosamine deacetylase → MPRCTTPQTLSREITISGHGLHGNRPCSVRLVPVATPSGLVFVHTPTGTEIPAKADLAGDLVLATTLVKDGVRLQTIEHLLSALSGLEVEHLRIEVDAEELPILDGSAAPWVDAILEAGVQGLEGRRRFMKITRPVEIRNGDRWIRALPFDGFRLRYVIDFPIPALGRQSRELSLTPEKYRRELGAARTFCLAQEIDMMRARGLALGGSLDNAVVFGAEGPLNESLRYEDEAVRHKMLDLVGDLALLGAPLLGLVEAHAAGHAMHVALAQAILADPGCWEWTEDAEPANVSFFFHPLVAQPA
- the hisB gene encoding imidazoleglycerol-phosphate dehydratase HisB; translated protein: MRTASLRRATTETEVKLTLQLDGGEARIHTGLGYFDHMLMQLARHGSFGLDIEARGDLPVDSHHLVEDVGLCLGDALKEALGDRAGLARYAHAYVPLDEALARVVVDLSGRPWCEFHAELPAIILGDGFQVEMVREFFVALAMRGGLAIHADLIRGVNTHHKVEALFKALARALRQATRIEGGGVPSTKGTLSA
- the ispD gene encoding 2-C-methyl-D-erythritol 4-phosphate cytidylyltransferase; the encoded protein is MSNPSSPASADPLRPFLVIPAGGRGMRMGGGLPKQFRDWDGRPLLQVTVEAFLAPGMPRLAGIALAVPESHMEEARSWSFQVPCTVVQGGETRQESVWLALRALPDQPLAPVMIHDAVRPFPPAAPLWEALEALNRFDGVLLGEPSTDTLKRVDPLGRVLRTEPREEFYRAQTPQIARLGTWLHAFDAAHEAGYAATDDAALLERLGLAVKLIPSPSSNLKLTTPEDWERARRH
- the hisH gene encoding imidazole glycerol phosphate synthase subunit HisH — translated: MSAADIITLIDYDAGNLASLEGALDRLGLPYRRAATPDQAALEGPVVLPGVGHFEAAQRSLRERGWWRVLPSLVAEGRPLLGICLGLQLLAEGSEEAPRASGLGLIPGIVRRLGPGVKVPHMGWSQIRQHRAHPGLPDPDGGWLYFVHSYALAPTVETIYVAEHGRPFAAVEARGNVMGFQPHPEKSGRAGLLLLQSSLAWMGVSAPQPEVPCN
- the hisIE gene encoding bifunctional phosphoribosyl-AMP cyclohydrolase/phosphoribosyl-ATP diphosphatase HisIE; protein product: MNPDTLRFDSDGLIPGIVQDRAGTVRMVAWLNREALRLTLETGFVTFWSRSRQALWTKGESSGNRLKLIQIRPDCDADALLILADPEGPSCHRGTESCFDAGSEGGDPWPATLPWLGRLEALLKSRKAAASLDGSYTQKLFAQGVDRIAKKVVEEAGEVILAAKNDDREAFLGEAADLLFHLDLLLVERGASLLEVVEVLHGRHAGRAGGSS